From a single Fulvivirga ulvae genomic region:
- a CDS encoding TonB-dependent receptor, translated as MKRKILVLIMGLCGLSLQAQNLKDVFVEPSDNGKVFSDFLLSLEKKHNVDFIFDERKIQALTVNGIQERTRIIDYLEYYLIQYKVVKTHDNILFIVDKDLGEEFGKRKDNYVAIKSNKEGKVTLEGVVTDAGSSDPIVGAQVYLPAINKGALTDVNGKFSFDVSPDTYKLDIRFVGYETTTLIIAFSPYGDQQLVESSIFPESKELEGVTITAERIDRNVTSELTGVEALGIETIKSLPTFLGEVDPIKSLTTLPGVSTVGELSSGFNVRGGETGQNLILQDGATIYNPAHMFGFFSAFNPDMVSDVVLYKGGGPANFGSRVSSVLDVKLRNGDAGKHKVSGGVGLVSSRLTVEGPIVRSKSSYLLGGRISYSNWLLKATDDIQLQNSSAEFYDVTAKIFQTINQNNFITISGYRSSDGFRLASDSTFSWETTNASIRWDHTFNQALSSSLNLATSNYLSKVENPDPIDGFTYNNAINNIRLKAELNYNKGDVVKLQAGLEGEGVVIEPGKLKPLEDGNNAIASDMNDQRALETAAYIQSNIKLSDKFSLSAGLRYSQFMRLGRDEIYEFDYSNINGRYPTVSDTLVYSNGEVIDTYGGFEPRVSLRYLLSPSASLKASYYRGYQYLHLISNTTSTTPQDYWVASGPYLKPAMGDQFSLGLFKNFKDNVYELSVEGFYKEISNSIDYIEGADITLNPSLEAGLTSGKGLAYGVEFLLKKNQGTVNGWVAYTFSRSLRKFDSDLHETKVINQGDYYPATYDQPHNLSLIFNYRLSARTTFSTNFSYSTGRPITIPVSKFSYDAYLSVLNYSERNEYRIPDYHRLDLSLTIKDKPRKNKRFMGEWIISIFNVYSRNNAYSIFFDRYGKASKLSVLGSAFPSISYNFTF; from the coding sequence GTGAAAAGAAAAATTCTTGTTTTAATAATGGGGTTATGCGGGCTTTCGCTACAGGCGCAGAACCTTAAGGATGTTTTTGTCGAGCCCTCCGATAATGGTAAGGTTTTCTCAGATTTTTTACTCAGTCTTGAGAAGAAGCATAATGTAGATTTTATTTTTGACGAAAGGAAAATCCAGGCTTTAACAGTTAATGGTATTCAGGAAAGAACCAGAATCATAGATTATCTTGAATACTATCTGATACAGTACAAAGTAGTGAAAACTCATGATAATATTCTTTTCATAGTAGACAAGGATCTTGGAGAGGAGTTTGGAAAACGTAAGGATAATTATGTTGCGATTAAAAGCAATAAGGAAGGCAAGGTAACGCTGGAGGGTGTTGTTACTGACGCTGGGAGCAGTGATCCGATAGTTGGTGCTCAGGTTTATTTGCCTGCGATAAATAAGGGAGCTCTTACCGATGTTAATGGTAAGTTCAGTTTTGATGTATCGCCAGATACCTACAAATTGGATATTAGGTTTGTTGGTTACGAAACTACTACTTTGATTATAGCATTTAGCCCTTATGGTGATCAACAGCTTGTGGAATCTTCTATTTTTCCGGAGTCCAAGGAGTTGGAGGGAGTAACAATTACCGCGGAAAGAATCGATAGGAATGTTACCAGTGAACTTACTGGTGTAGAAGCACTGGGCATAGAGACTATTAAATCTTTGCCAACTTTTTTAGGGGAAGTTGACCCTATTAAGAGTTTGACGACTTTACCAGGAGTAAGTACGGTGGGCGAGTTATCGTCAGGATTCAATGTGAGAGGTGGAGAAACCGGACAAAATCTAATTTTACAAGACGGGGCTACTATATACAATCCTGCTCATATGTTTGGGTTCTTTTCAGCTTTTAATCCGGATATGGTTAGTGATGTCGTACTCTATAAAGGTGGGGGACCGGCTAATTTTGGTAGTAGGGTGTCTTCAGTGTTAGATGTAAAGCTTAGGAATGGCGATGCTGGTAAGCATAAGGTATCAGGTGGTGTCGGTCTGGTATCCAGTAGACTTACTGTTGAAGGACCCATTGTAAGAAGTAAATCTTCATATTTACTGGGTGGCAGAATTTCTTATAGCAATTGGTTATTAAAAGCTACTGATGATATACAACTACAGAATAGCTCGGCAGAGTTCTATGATGTAACCGCCAAGATTTTTCAAACAATAAATCAAAACAATTTTATAACCATTTCTGGATACAGAAGTAGCGATGGGTTTAGGTTGGCTAGTGACTCAACATTTAGCTGGGAGACTACTAATGCTTCAATACGCTGGGATCATACTTTTAATCAGGCTCTATCCTCTTCTTTAAATTTGGCAACCAGTAATTATCTGAGTAAGGTTGAAAACCCAGACCCTATTGATGGTTTTACATATAATAATGCTATCAATAACATTAGATTAAAAGCTGAATTAAACTATAATAAAGGTGATGTAGTAAAGCTACAAGCTGGATTGGAAGGTGAGGGTGTTGTTATTGAGCCTGGAAAACTTAAGCCTTTGGAAGACGGAAATAATGCAATTGCCTCTGACATGAATGATCAAAGGGCTCTGGAAACAGCGGCTTATATACAGTCCAATATTAAATTATCAGATAAATTTTCCTTATCAGCAGGTTTGAGGTATTCCCAATTTATGAGATTGGGTAGAGATGAAATTTATGAGTTTGATTACTCCAACATTAACGGAAGATATCCGACGGTTAGCGATACATTGGTATATAGCAATGGAGAAGTTATTGATACTTATGGAGGTTTTGAACCGAGGGTTTCATTAAGATATTTGCTGTCGCCGAGCGCTTCACTTAAGGCCAGTTATTATAGGGGTTATCAATATCTCCATCTCATTTCCAACACTACCTCCACTACTCCACAGGATTATTGGGTTGCCAGTGGCCCTTATCTGAAGCCTGCAATGGGTGATCAGTTTTCGTTAGGACTTTTCAAGAATTTTAAGGACAATGTGTATGAGCTTTCTGTGGAGGGCTTTTATAAGGAGATATCCAACTCTATAGATTACATTGAGGGTGCTGATATAACACTAAATCCTTCATTAGAGGCTGGTCTTACCTCAGGTAAAGGATTGGCATATGGTGTAGAGTTTTTATTGAAGAAGAATCAGGGTACAGTTAATGGATGGGTTGCTTATACATTTTCCAGAAGTTTAAGAAAGTTTGATTCTGACCTGCATGAGACGAAAGTGATTAACCAGGGAGATTATTACCCGGCTACTTACGATCAACCGCATAACCTTTCTCTGATATTCAATTATCGTTTAAGTGCGAGAACGACATTTTCAACAAACTTCAGCTATAGTACAGGCAGACCAATTACGATACCGGTGTCTAAATTTTCCTATGATGCATATTTGTCAGTTCTGAACTATTCGGAAAGAAATGAATATAGGATTCCGGACTATCATCGTCTGGACCTTTCGTTAACCATAAAGGATAAGCCAAGGAAGAACAAAAGATTTATGGGAGAATGGATAATATCTATATTCAATGTGTACAGCAGGAATAACGCCTATTCAATCTTTTTTGACAGGTATGGTAAAGCCAGTAAGCTTTCAGTTTTGGGAAGTGCATTTCCTTCGATATCATATAACTTCACTTTTTAA